One segment of Leeia aquatica DNA contains the following:
- a CDS encoding response regulator — translation MDTAPIRVLLIDDHSLFRSGVRQLLQREADLQVVGEAADGLEGIKRAKEFLPDVILLDLNMPGLSGLETLQILVQDLPQCAVVILTVSEEADELGQALRDGARGYLIKNIDVAALTSGIRRAARGEAVIADSMTAKLVAQFRAQSPQAATPLASPPRDKLTSREREIVQCLARGESNKEIARRLDVAESTVKIHVQNILKKLNLSSRVQVAVYAVEHGLNQEGEVDA, via the coding sequence TTGGATACTGCCCCCATCCGTGTGTTGCTGATTGACGACCATAGTCTGTTTCGCTCCGGCGTCCGGCAGCTGTTGCAGCGTGAAGCCGATCTTCAGGTGGTTGGCGAAGCGGCTGACGGCCTGGAAGGCATCAAGCGCGCCAAGGAATTCCTGCCCGATGTGATTTTGCTGGACCTGAACATGCCGGGTCTCTCCGGGCTGGAAACCCTGCAGATTCTGGTGCAGGACCTCCCGCAATGCGCCGTGGTGATCCTCACGGTATCTGAAGAAGCCGATGAACTGGGCCAGGCCTTGCGCGATGGTGCGCGCGGCTACCTGATCAAGAATATTGATGTCGCGGCGCTAACCAGTGGCATACGCCGGGCCGCCCGTGGCGAAGCCGTGATTGCCGACAGCATGACTGCCAAACTGGTGGCACAGTTTCGCGCACAAAGCCCACAAGCGGCCACCCCACTGGCCAGCCCGCCACGCGACAAGCTGACCAGCCGCGAGCGGGAAATTGTGCAGTGTCTGGCTCGAGGGGAAAGCAACAAGGAGATTGCCCGAAGGTTGGATGTGGCGGAGAGTACGGTCAAGATTCACGTGCAGAACATCCTGAAAAAACTCAACCTGAGCAGCCGGGTTCAAGTGGCGGTGTATGCCGTTGAGCATGGGCTGAATCAGGAGGGTGAGGTAGACGCCTGA
- a CDS encoding type IV pili methyl-accepting chemotaxis transducer N-terminal domain-containing protein, whose translation MMHNVNVSIPLTDPPDDALPTMPFSVTLPSLRQRLSTRIIVSSIVALLVVLGMVCWTLWLSWQLEGAGAAINDTGSLRMRANRVAVELLQRNPEHDQLTRQELALQAATLLRLQQGNPARPLFLPADARIRLQMQRVHQHWQDLHQAALHALAGEPADTYLKVLPEFVQEADLLVRMIEVDNASKTNLLRLSQAILLVIASIGTLAMIYLLYLWIISPVLRLQDGLRRMATREFAVRLPVETRDEFGVLADGFNQMADELEGLYQDLESRVAQKTAQLANQNRELGALYDMAAFLNQPSDIEEMCHGFLRRVMSQFSAEGGSIRVIDPQADNLHLVVSEGLSESLEDSEHCMQRDACFCGEATQKPVVVIRDFRQLPKPELFHCARDGFLSLAVFRVMSGEEVLGTFSLHFREQREVLAADAQLLETLGRHLGVALDNRRLSAKARQLAVAEERNLVAQGLHDSLAQGLNYLNLQVQMLESALKDGRAEELQEIVPLLRMGVDESYQDVRELLLNFRSKLEQGELQAAVVDTVARFRRQSGVTVALDVNDDEGAPLPPEQQLQVLFILQEALSNVRKHAQASHVEVTIRNGRDFEMVIRDNGRGYQPEEVAARAERHVGLHIMRERASRLHAELKLEAAPGAGVTLRLILPWQERQAA comes from the coding sequence ATGATGCATAATGTCAATGTCAGCATCCCTTTAACCGACCCACCGGATGATGCCTTGCCCACCATGCCTTTTTCCGTAACCCTGCCCTCCTTGCGACAAAGACTCTCGACCCGCATCATCGTCAGCTCCATCGTGGCCTTGCTGGTGGTGCTGGGCATGGTGTGCTGGACCCTGTGGTTGTCGTGGCAGCTTGAAGGTGCCGGTGCCGCCATCAACGACACGGGGAGTCTGCGCATGCGTGCCAATCGGGTCGCCGTGGAGTTACTGCAGCGTAATCCCGAGCATGATCAGCTGACCCGGCAAGAGCTGGCCCTGCAGGCAGCAACCCTGCTACGACTGCAACAAGGCAATCCGGCCCGCCCCCTGTTCTTGCCCGCCGATGCACGCATTCGCCTGCAGATGCAACGCGTTCATCAACATTGGCAGGATTTGCACCAGGCAGCACTACACGCCCTGGCGGGTGAGCCTGCAGATACCTACCTGAAAGTTTTACCGGAATTCGTGCAAGAGGCTGATCTGCTGGTTCGCATGATTGAAGTGGACAATGCCAGTAAAACCAACTTGCTACGCCTGTCCCAAGCCATCTTGCTGGTGATTGCCAGCATCGGTACCCTGGCCATGATCTACCTGCTCTATCTGTGGATCATCTCTCCGGTTTTGCGTTTGCAGGACGGGCTGCGCCGGATGGCCACCCGTGAATTCGCGGTAAGACTTCCCGTAGAAACCCGTGACGAATTCGGCGTGCTGGCGGATGGTTTCAACCAGATGGCTGACGAGCTGGAAGGCCTGTATCAGGATCTGGAAAGCCGGGTCGCGCAGAAAACTGCCCAGCTGGCGAACCAGAACCGTGAACTGGGCGCCTTGTATGACATGGCCGCTTTTCTCAATCAACCTAGCGATATTGAAGAGATGTGCCACGGTTTCCTGCGCCGGGTCATGAGTCAGTTCTCAGCGGAGGGGGGCAGCATTCGCGTCATCGACCCACAAGCAGACAACCTTCATCTGGTGGTCTCGGAAGGCTTGTCCGAATCACTGGAGGATTCAGAGCACTGTATGCAGCGGGACGCCTGTTTCTGTGGCGAAGCCACCCAAAAACCCGTGGTGGTGATTCGCGACTTCCGCCAATTGCCCAAGCCTGAGTTATTTCACTGCGCACGCGATGGCTTTCTAAGCCTGGCGGTATTTCGGGTCATGAGCGGTGAAGAAGTGCTGGGTACCTTCTCACTGCATTTCCGTGAGCAACGCGAAGTCCTTGCCGCAGACGCCCAACTGCTGGAAACATTGGGACGTCATCTCGGTGTGGCGCTGGACAATCGGCGCCTCAGCGCCAAAGCCCGACAACTGGCGGTAGCCGAAGAACGCAATCTGGTCGCCCAGGGCCTGCACGACAGCCTGGCGCAAGGTCTGAACTACCTCAATCTGCAGGTACAGATGCTGGAATCGGCACTGAAGGATGGCCGAGCGGAAGAGCTGCAGGAGATTGTGCCGCTGTTGCGCATGGGGGTCGATGAAAGCTATCAGGATGTGCGGGAGTTGCTGCTGAATTTCCGCAGCAAGCTGGAGCAGGGTGAATTGCAGGCTGCCGTGGTGGATACCGTGGCCCGCTTCAGACGGCAATCAGGCGTGACCGTCGCGCTGGATGTCAACGATGACGAGGGCGCCCCTCTGCCACCTGAGCAGCAACTGCAAGTGCTGTTCATTCTGCAAGAAGCGCTGTCGAATGTGCGAAAACATGCTCAGGCCAGCCATGTCGAGGTCACCATCCGCAATGGTCGCGACTTTGAAATGGTGATTCGTGACAATGGGCGTGGCTATCAGCCGGAAGAGGTAGCCGCCCGTGCGGAACGCCATGTCGGCCTGCACATCATGCGGGAGCGGGCCAGCCGCCTGCACGCTGAACTCAAACTGGAAGCGGCCCCCGGCGCGGGGGTCACGCTACGCCTGATCCTGCCGTGGCAGGAAAGACAGGCTGCCTGA
- a CDS encoding carbonic anhydrase, protein MHDLERFISGFQRFQQQYFDQQPSVYDELKQGQHPTTLLIGCCDSRVDPALLLGCDPGDIFTVRNVANLVPPCTHGMSHQGVSSAIQFAVDQLQVSRIIILGHAQCGGIRALVEQRFPTEGETDFIGRWVHIADSARQQVFQLMPDAEPAAQRRACELAAILVSLKNLMTFPWVAQRVNAGSLTLHGWYFDLDSGALLAYSPRADAFLPLVCPLVPDDA, encoded by the coding sequence ATGCACGATCTGGAACGCTTCATCAGTGGGTTCCAACGCTTCCAGCAACAGTACTTTGACCAACAACCCTCGGTGTACGACGAGCTGAAGCAGGGGCAACACCCGACTACGCTGCTGATCGGCTGCTGTGACTCGCGGGTGGACCCTGCCCTGCTGCTCGGCTGCGATCCGGGGGACATCTTTACGGTACGCAATGTGGCCAATCTGGTCCCACCCTGTACGCACGGCATGAGCCATCAGGGGGTATCCTCCGCCATCCAGTTTGCCGTGGATCAGTTGCAGGTCAGCCGCATCATCATTCTAGGTCACGCCCAGTGCGGCGGGATCCGCGCCCTGGTCGAACAGCGCTTTCCCACAGAGGGCGAAACCGACTTCATCGGTCGCTGGGTGCACATTGCGGATTCTGCCCGGCAGCAGGTTTTCCAGCTGATGCCCGACGCAGAACCTGCCGCACAGCGGCGCGCTTGCGAGCTGGCCGCCATTCTGGTCTCCCTGAAAAACCTGATGACCTTTCCCTGGGTCGCGCAACGGGTAAATGCGGGTAGCCTGACCCTGCATGGCTGGTACTTTGATCTGGATTCCGGTGCCTTGCTGGCCTATTCCCCGCGTGCCGATGCCTTTCTGCCGCTGGTCTGCCCGCTGGTCCCCGACGATGCCTGA
- the moaA gene encoding GTP 3',8-cyclase MoaA, with amino-acid sequence MHDVPATAQSATPAAPGLIDPFGRQITYLRVSVTDRCDLRCTYCLPKGFKGFEEPANWLRHDEMARLVGLFVELGISKVRLTGGEPLLRRGLADLTGRLSALPGLRDLSLSSNGTQLAQHAAALKQAGVRRLNISLDSLDPACFARITGRDCLASVLDGLMAAKAVGLTPIKLNMVVQPEVNQHEVEHLLTFALAQGFVLRLIEPMPMGDTGRATTTLNLSRLGAELARQHGLMPLLDAQDSGPARYWTTGDNRACFGVITPMSQHFCERCNRVRLGVDGTLYLCLGQEDQVPLGRWLREGASDDELVARIRAAIARKPERHDFQQQPGKIIRFMSQTGG; translated from the coding sequence ATGCACGATGTGCCAGCCACCGCGCAGTCTGCTACCCCGGCAGCACCCGGCCTGATCGACCCGTTTGGGCGGCAGATCACTTACCTGCGGGTGTCTGTCACTGATCGCTGTGACCTGCGTTGCACCTACTGCTTGCCCAAAGGCTTTAAAGGATTCGAGGAGCCCGCCAACTGGTTGCGTCATGATGAAATGGCCCGGCTGGTGGGCCTGTTTGTCGAGCTGGGGATCAGCAAGGTACGGTTGACGGGGGGTGAGCCACTGCTACGGCGCGGGCTGGCCGATCTGACCGGGCGGTTGTCTGCCCTGCCCGGCTTGCGTGACTTGTCGCTCTCCAGCAATGGCACCCAACTGGCGCAGCATGCCGCCGCCCTCAAGCAGGCGGGGGTACGCCGCCTGAACATCAGCCTGGATAGCCTCGACCCTGCCTGTTTTGCCCGCATCACCGGTCGAGACTGCCTGGCCTCGGTGCTGGATGGCCTCATGGCGGCCAAAGCGGTCGGGCTCACGCCGATCAAGCTCAATATGGTGGTCCAGCCCGAGGTCAATCAGCACGAAGTCGAGCACCTGCTCACCTTTGCCTTGGCGCAGGGTTTTGTGTTGCGCTTGATTGAGCCGATGCCGATGGGTGACACCGGGCGTGCCACGACCACGCTGAACCTGAGCCGCCTGGGGGCCGAGCTGGCGCGGCAGCATGGCCTGATGCCCCTGCTGGATGCTCAGGACAGCGGCCCGGCCCGCTACTGGACGACCGGCGACAACCGCGCCTGCTTCGGGGTGATCACCCCGATGTCCCAGCATTTTTGCGAGCGTTGCAACCGGGTTCGCCTGGGGGTGGATGGTACCCTGTACCTCTGCCTGGGGCAGGAGGATCAAGTGCCGCTCGGCCGCTGGCTACGTGAGGGGGCCAGTGATGACGAGCTGGTGGCCCGTATCCGCGCGGCCATCGCCCGCAAACCAGAACGGCATGATTTCCAGCAGCAGCCCGGCAAGATCATCCGCTTCATGTCACAGACGGGAGGCTGA
- a CDS encoding HPP family protein, with amino-acid sequence MPGWAAQCRAFMLVALALCGTAWLAQHWPSIHLLPALGASSVLLAALPGSPLSRPWALLAGSSISALFAFAVLQAGLPLYWSAPLATAGALLLMFALRCLHPPGGAMAIWVLLQPSLTMPTLLVAMLPGLLLLLTLSSLQRRVSPVEPAGHRTADPLPSQRLQASLTEWQQALAQQDQLLDVAPQQLVQLAASLQQQQLQHTLAQRTVADIMSRDVISLDSAQDGAMAWRMLQQHRVKLLPVVSNGQVLGVVSLVDLLKRLGLHAASWPSALAEQAQTVLSEPVARLMSHPARTVRASQSLADLVPLLSDWGLHQLPVVDDAQQLTGMVTQSDLIAALAYALTQPEGLVRPANGEPHA; translated from the coding sequence ATGCCTGGCTGGGCCGCCCAATGCCGTGCCTTCATGCTGGTCGCACTGGCGCTGTGCGGAACAGCATGGCTGGCACAGCATTGGCCCAGTATTCATCTGTTACCTGCCCTCGGAGCTTCATCTGTTTTGCTGGCTGCGCTGCCCGGCAGCCCGCTGTCACGCCCTTGGGCCCTGCTGGCCGGGAGCAGTATCTCTGCCTTGTTTGCCTTTGCCGTCCTGCAGGCGGGCTTGCCGCTGTACTGGTCCGCCCCGCTGGCCACAGCAGGGGCACTGCTGCTGATGTTTGCCCTGCGCTGCCTGCATCCACCCGGCGGGGCCATGGCGATATGGGTGCTGCTGCAGCCAAGCTTGACCATGCCGACGCTGCTGGTCGCCATGTTGCCCGGGCTATTGCTGCTACTGACCCTGTCCAGCCTGCAGCGTCGCGTGTCGCCTGTTGAGCCCGCTGGCCACCGCACGGCTGACCCGCTCCCCTCGCAGCGACTGCAAGCCAGTCTGACTGAGTGGCAGCAGGCTTTAGCGCAGCAAGACCAACTACTCGATGTCGCCCCGCAACAGCTGGTCCAGCTGGCCGCCAGCCTGCAACAGCAACAACTGCAGCACACACTGGCACAGCGCACGGTGGCAGACATCATGTCCCGCGATGTGATCAGCCTTGATTCGGCGCAGGATGGCGCAATGGCCTGGCGGATGCTGCAGCAGCATCGGGTCAAGCTGCTGCCCGTGGTCAGCAACGGGCAGGTACTGGGGGTGGTTTCGCTGGTGGACCTGCTGAAACGGCTGGGTTTGCATGCTGCATCCTGGCCTTCCGCACTGGCAGAACAGGCTCAGACCGTTTTGAGCGAACCGGTCGCCCGCTTGATGAGCCACCCCGCCCGAACAGTTCGGGCAAGCCAATCGCTCGCCGACCTGGTACCGCTCCTTTCCGACTGGGGGCTGCACCAGCTGCCGGTGGTGGATGATGCACAGCAGCTCACAGGCATGGTCACCCAGTCTGACCTGATCGCTGCGCTGGCATATGCCCTGACTCAGCCAGAAGGACTAGTCCGTCCTGCGAATGGTGAGCCCCACGCCTGA
- a CDS encoding peptidylprolyl isomerase: MPICVNQHELTDDDVAREIVNHQQHPNPTRAATESLVIRHVLLDEAERLGLRQADDEASIDALLQSQVSLPTVDDDSCQRHYQQHPARFTVGERVEVSHILFQVTPGVSLPALRAQAEAVLQQLQQTPERFGELAQRYSNCPSAAVGGQLGQLGRGECVPEFERAVFNMPPGLLPQLLESRHGLHIVWLARRINGHLLPYAHVAEQIKATLQAWNQDIAWRQYVHLLVGKARISGIELTMSDSPLVQ; the protein is encoded by the coding sequence ATGCCGATCTGTGTAAACCAGCATGAACTGACGGACGACGACGTGGCGAGGGAGATCGTCAACCATCAGCAACACCCCAATCCGACGCGGGCCGCCACTGAATCGCTGGTTATCCGCCATGTCCTGCTGGACGAAGCGGAGCGACTGGGGCTCCGTCAGGCGGATGATGAAGCCAGCATTGACGCCCTGCTGCAGTCGCAAGTGAGCCTGCCCACGGTGGATGACGATAGCTGCCAACGTCACTATCAGCAACACCCTGCCCGCTTTACCGTCGGGGAGCGGGTCGAAGTGTCGCATATCCTGTTCCAGGTCACGCCGGGCGTCAGCCTGCCTGCGCTACGCGCCCAGGCCGAAGCGGTGCTGCAGCAGCTGCAGCAAACACCAGAGCGCTTCGGTGAGCTGGCACAGCGTTATTCCAATTGTCCTTCCGCCGCTGTAGGTGGACAATTGGGACAGCTAGGACGGGGTGAGTGCGTACCTGAATTCGAACGGGCAGTCTTCAATATGCCCCCCGGCTTGTTGCCTCAATTGCTGGAAAGCCGTCATGGTCTGCATATCGTTTGGCTGGCACGGCGAATCAATGGGCATCTGCTGCCCTATGCGCATGTTGCCGAGCAGATCAAGGCCACCCTGCAAGCCTGGAATCAGGATATCGCCTGGCGCCAGTATGTGCACTTGCTGGTCGGCAAGGCCCGCATCAGCGGTATTGAGCTAACGATGTCTGACAGCCCGTTGGTGCAATAA
- a CDS encoding type IV pili methyl-accepting chemotaxis transducer N-terminal domain-containing protein yields the protein MRKQWAWLCGLGMWVLSLALYAETVSMDLINLAGRQRMLSQRMVKNYAQLGLGVIPQSARQQMTEAEKDFNQALQLLRKLTVAWPEASKQVERMATDWQRVQPMLAATPSAAIALQLDERVELLLGDAQTLTVQLQDLSGQLTGKWVNLSGRTRMLSQRLAKNALLRQWGIQSPARDSAMQQTRKEIQQALESLQAAPVNTEAIRRQLQMAQQQWFFFDAALKTGNAEHIATTSERLVEVMENCTQLYAALK from the coding sequence ATGCGCAAGCAATGGGCATGGTTGTGTGGTTTGGGCATGTGGGTGCTTAGTCTGGCTCTGTATGCCGAAACCGTATCCATGGACCTGATCAACCTGGCGGGGCGGCAGCGTATGCTCAGCCAGCGTATGGTCAAGAATTATGCCCAGCTGGGGTTGGGCGTCATTCCCCAGTCGGCCCGCCAGCAAATGACGGAGGCTGAAAAGGATTTCAACCAAGCCCTGCAATTGCTGCGCAAGCTGACCGTCGCCTGGCCAGAGGCCAGCAAGCAAGTGGAGCGGATGGCCACCGACTGGCAGCGCGTACAACCCATGCTGGCGGCCACGCCAAGTGCAGCCATTGCGCTGCAACTGGATGAGCGGGTGGAGCTGTTGCTGGGGGATGCGCAGACCTTGACCGTGCAGTTGCAAGACCTGAGTGGCCAGTTAACCGGGAAATGGGTCAATCTGTCTGGTCGGACTCGCATGTTGTCTCAGCGCTTGGCCAAGAATGCCTTGCTGCGACAGTGGGGCATTCAAAGTCCAGCACGCGACAGCGCCATGCAGCAGACACGCAAGGAGATTCAACAAGCGCTGGAAAGCCTGCAAGCCGCGCCGGTCAATACGGAGGCCATCCGTCGGCAATTGCAGATGGCTCAACAGCAGTGGTTCTTTTTTGATGCCGCCCTCAAGACCGGCAATGCCGAGCACATTGCCACTACTAGTGAGCGACTGGTGGAAGTCATGGAAAACTGCACCCAACTTTACGCTGCCCTGAAATAA
- the narI gene encoding respiratory nitrate reductase subunit gamma, which produces MSYLNAFLYGIYPYIALTIFLLGSLIRFEREQYTWKSDSSQLLHRGQLRLGNILFHLGIIGLFFGHLVGLLTPVAVWDALGISHSFKQGVAMTAGGLFGSLGLVGLLILIHRRMSDPRLAAITRTGDKLLLVWILVTLCLGLATIVESAGHMDGHMMVLLMTWAQHIVTFKGDAAFFVSGAPWLFKAHLFMGMSLFVLFPFTRLVHVWSGFASVTYLGRAWQLVRPR; this is translated from the coding sequence ATGTCTTATCTGAATGCCTTTCTGTACGGCATCTACCCGTACATCGCGCTGACCATCTTCCTGCTGGGCAGCCTCATCCGCTTTGAGCGCGAACAATACACCTGGAAGAGTGACAGCTCTCAGCTGCTGCACCGCGGGCAATTGCGCCTGGGCAACATACTGTTCCATCTGGGCATCATTGGTCTGTTCTTTGGTCACTTGGTCGGCCTGCTGACCCCGGTGGCGGTGTGGGACGCACTCGGCATCAGCCACAGCTTCAAGCAAGGTGTAGCCATGACTGCTGGCGGCCTGTTCGGCAGCCTGGGGCTGGTCGGTCTGCTGATCCTGATTCACCGCCGCATGAGCGACCCGCGCCTGGCCGCCATCACCCGCACCGGTGACAAGCTGCTGCTGGTGTGGATCCTGGTCACCCTCTGTCTGGGTCTGGCCACCATTGTGGAATCCGCCGGGCATATGGATGGCCACATGATGGTGCTGCTGATGACCTGGGCTCAGCACATTGTCACCTTCAAGGGCGATGCTGCTTTCTTTGTCAGTGGCGCACCGTGGCTGTTCAAGGCTCACCTGTTCATGGGCATGAGCTTGTTCGTGCTGTTCCCGTTTACCCGGCTGGTGCACGTGTGGAGCGGTTTCGCCTCCGTGACCTATCTGGGGCGCGCATGGCAACTGGTACGGCCCCGCTGA
- the narJ gene encoding nitrate reductase molybdenum cofactor assembly chaperone, producing the protein MSTLYRLLSALLSYPEADLLAAQDEFAVALQDIPNAHQQLTPLLDFMRQHSLVELQENYVATFDRNPAHALHLFEHVHGESRDRGQAMVDLLQEYQRHGVEPAGGELPDHVPLFLEFLSLLPADEAEALLGDAIHVLAAIGDRLARNLSPYASIFSVLRSLTAVVPLPQAEPPVRDMDEALERFGPGADGVEPLLKPAIGGTHTVQFHPRAAAH; encoded by the coding sequence ATGTCCACACTATACCGCCTGCTCTCGGCGCTGCTCAGCTACCCGGAAGCCGATTTACTGGCCGCTCAGGACGAGTTTGCCGTGGCTTTGCAGGACATCCCGAATGCCCATCAGCAGCTGACGCCGCTGCTGGACTTCATGCGACAGCACTCACTGGTGGAACTGCAGGAAAACTATGTCGCCACCTTTGACCGCAACCCGGCACACGCCCTGCACCTGTTCGAGCATGTGCATGGCGAAAGTCGGGACCGCGGCCAGGCCATGGTCGACCTGCTGCAGGAGTACCAGCGGCATGGCGTGGAACCGGCAGGTGGCGAGCTGCCAGATCATGTGCCGCTGTTTCTGGAATTCCTCAGCCTGCTGCCCGCAGATGAGGCCGAAGCCTTGCTGGGCGACGCCATTCACGTTCTGGCCGCCATCGGTGACCGGCTGGCGCGCAATCTCAGCCCGTACGCCAGCATTTTTAGCGTGCTGCGTAGCCTGACTGCGGTGGTGCCCTTGCCACAAGCCGAGCCACCGGTGCGCGACATGGATGAAGCCCTGGAGCGTTTCGGTCCGGGCGCCGATGGCGTCGAGCCCTTGCTCAAACCGGCCATCGGTGGCACGCATACCGTGCAATTTCACCCGCGCGCGGCTGCGCACTGA
- the narH gene encoding nitrate reductase subunit beta has product MKIRAQVGMVLNLDKCIGCHTCSVTCKNVWTSRDGVEYAWFNNVETKPGIGYPKEWENQQKWQGGWQRNASGKLEPRQGGKLKILANLFANPNLPAIDDYYEPFTYDYEHLQKAPLSQTPPTARPVSVITGKKMEKIEWGPNWEDDLGGEFSSRSRDALFEGVQKEMYSTFENTFMMYLPRLCEHCLNPACVASCPSGSIYKREDDGIVLVDQDKCRGWRMCISGCPYKKIYYNWQSGKAEKCTFCFPRLEAGQPTVCSETCVGRIRYLGVLLYDADLIEQAAATANEQDLYEAQLKCFLDPNSQAVIDAAREQGIPESWLEAARNSPVYKMAMEWKVAFPLHPEYRTLPMVWYIPPLSPIQSAFESGQMPHTTLGDSIIPDVKSLRIPVRYLANLLTAGKEQPVVEALERMIAMRAYKRSQVVHGKGDDSLLQHTGLNPAMVEDMYQIMAIANYEDRFVIPSSHKELVEDSFNDKGSCGFTFGNGCSGGTSEGSLFGKKSKGSVIFVDMPKSRKKAAAEQ; this is encoded by the coding sequence ATGAAAATTCGTGCACAGGTCGGCATGGTGCTGAACCTCGACAAATGCATCGGCTGCCATACCTGCTCGGTCACCTGCAAGAACGTGTGGACCAGCCGCGACGGCGTGGAGTATGCCTGGTTCAACAATGTGGAAACCAAGCCCGGCATCGGCTACCCGAAGGAGTGGGAAAACCAGCAGAAATGGCAAGGTGGCTGGCAACGTAACGCCAGTGGCAAGCTGGAGCCGCGTCAGGGCGGCAAGCTGAAGATTCTGGCCAATCTGTTTGCCAATCCGAATCTGCCAGCCATTGACGACTACTACGAGCCCTTCACCTACGACTACGAGCACCTGCAGAAGGCCCCGCTCAGCCAGACGCCGCCCACCGCACGCCCGGTGTCGGTGATCACCGGCAAGAAGATGGAAAAGATCGAATGGGGCCCGAACTGGGAAGACGATCTCGGCGGCGAATTCAGCTCGCGCAGTCGTGATGCCCTGTTTGAAGGGGTGCAGAAGGAGATGTATTCGACCTTCGAAAACACCTTCATGATGTACCTGCCGCGCCTGTGCGAGCACTGCCTGAATCCGGCCTGTGTCGCCTCCTGCCCGTCCGGCTCCATCTACAAGCGCGAGGACGACGGCATTGTGCTGGTGGACCAGGACAAGTGCCGTGGCTGGCGCATGTGCATCTCCGGTTGCCCGTACAAGAAGATCTATTACAACTGGCAAAGCGGCAAGGCCGAAAAATGTACCTTCTGCTTCCCGCGACTGGAAGCGGGCCAGCCTACCGTCTGTTCGGAAACCTGTGTCGGGCGCATCCGCTATCTGGGTGTCCTGCTGTACGACGCCGACCTGATCGAGCAAGCGGCTGCAACTGCCAACGAGCAGGACTTGTACGAAGCTCAGCTCAAGTGCTTCCTTGACCCGAACTCGCAAGCGGTGATCGACGCCGCCCGCGAACAGGGTATTCCGGAAAGCTGGCTGGAAGCCGCCCGCAACTCGCCGGTCTACAAGATGGCGATGGAGTGGAAGGTCGCCTTCCCGCTGCACCCGGAATACCGCACGCTGCCGATGGTGTGGTACATCCCGCCCCTCTCGCCGATCCAGTCTGCGTTTGAATCTGGCCAGATGCCGCACACCACGCTGGGCGACAGCATCATTCCAGACGTGAAATCGCTGCGCATCCCGGTGCGCTACCTCGCCAACCTGCTCACCGCAGGCAAGGAGCAACCGGTGGTGGAGGCGCTGGAGCGGATGATCGCCATGCGTGCCTACAAACGCTCGCAAGTGGTGCATGGCAAGGGCGATGACAGCCTGCTGCAACACACCGGGCTGAATCCCGCCATGGTGGAGGACATGTACCAGATCATGGCGATTGCCAACTATGAAGACCGCTTTGTCATCCCCAGCAGCCATAAGGAACTGGTGGAAGACAGCTTTAATGACAAGGGCAGTTGCGGCTTCACCTTTGGCAACGGTTGCAGTGGTGGCACCTCGGAAGGTTCGCTGTTCGGCAAGAAGTCCAAAGGCAGCGTGATCTTTGTCGACATGCCGAAGTCACGCAAAAAAGCGGCGGCCGAGCAATGA